Genomic segment of Drosophila ananassae strain 14024-0371.13 chromosome 2L, ASM1763931v2, whole genome shotgun sequence:
ACGGAACAGAACAGAATAGAACCGAACGCAACGCCATGCGATGCCATGCTGGTGGCCACTCCGAGACGGTGTCTGGGGGGGTGACGGATGCGAAGCGAGCAGCGAGGGAGGCACTGCACACAATAACAAATTTAGTAGAAGCAGCCGCCGCgtgccattttttatttatagccATTTAACGCTGCGCTTCTGTATCAGCAACAGTGAGACAACGACGGCGGCAACATCAACACaagcagcaactgcaacatgaacagcagcaacaacagtagCAACGTTTTTATGCGAGTGACAATAATAACGCAAAACAAAGACCAGACCAGCATATACTAATGGCACTCACTGATAACACCTTAAGCGAACAacatacttttaatttttagtttatttttaattcaagATCTCccacataaatattaaaaatctatCAATAAATTTTTGATGCTACCACGAGGTTTGTAACGCAGCCATACACTTGTtgaataaatcaaattaaaagtCCTCTTAAACCTTTTTGAGGCAGAATCCTTCGCGGATACACAtctttttaaatacatatagTATATATCTCAGTCTCGGCACTTGGTGGCACTCACTTAGCAGCAAAGAATTTTATCCTTTCGCCCTTTGTTGTTGATATTTGAGTTTGGCCATTTGATTCAAACAAGTTTGTTGCCAATATTCTTTCGTTTCGCGACGCGTTTAAATAGTCCGTCTCGCTGcgaaaacacgtccgtcctcGACCGAAGTTGCTCGCGTTTTGAGAATATAAACAGAGCAGATAAACAGAGCTCTCGCAGCGAGGGCATGCGCCGAGAACGCATGAGTATTTGAATCgaattaaatgaataaaaaagtgaaaaggAAGCAGACAGAGCGGTTTGGGGAGCAGTGTCCTTGGCAAGATCAATGGTCAAAGAAGGTTAAGAAACTGTGGCATACAATTCATTCACATAATGTTGTTCTCAAACGATGCAATTTCTTGAATCTGCCACAGACATGTGAGAAACCAAACCACAGACATGTAAATGTCTTATATTTTAATCTTCTATTTTCCTTATATAATTGTTGTATATGAAATAGGTAATGAAAGGACTTAAAACTCAGTCTAAACTTTCTCCAAACatctcagttttaaaacgaTTTTTTTATTGCTCCTAAGAAATAAGCGTATTTAAGCTACTAAATTGTATGAATTGttaatatcaatttcaaatattCCGCCAGCTTGCAGTGCTCGAAAACTTCATAGATAAAACGGTCACTCCAACCAGAAGTGATGTGTCTATATCGATATATTAAATTATCGATAGATTTCAAAAACTTTACACATATCCTTGAATCGATGTTTCCATCGAAACTTCTCCGCCTCTAGGTGGACACATTTTCTCTCTTAATTCCGgtttttttcttcttaaaaAGGGCAAATAAGAGTAAAAGGATGGCGCAAATATGCGAGACGACCAACTGCGGCAAGGAGGCCACTCTCCAGTGTCCAACCTGCTTAAAGTTGGGTATAAAGACCTCGTTCTTCTGTTCGCAACCGTGCTTTAAAGGCTTCTGGAAAACGCATAAAGTTATTCATGCCTTGGCAGGTACGATCGAAATATCAATCTATTTTAGGACATTATGCTTTAACATGTGCATTTTTTACGTAAAGGTGGCGCCCAGTCCGCTGCCTCCGATGGGGCCTACAACCCATGGCCACACTTTCGCTTTAGCGGCAAGTTGCGCCCGTTTCCACATACTCCCAAGCGGGCTGTTCCGGATGCAATCCAACGCCCAGATTATGCCGACCACCCGGCCGGTCGCTCGCTCTCTGAGGAGGCGCTGCGTGGCACCAGCATTAAAGTTCTGGACGACGAGGAGATCGAAGCCATGCGTGTTGCCGGTCGATTAGGCAGAGAGTGCCTGGATGAGGGAGCCAGGGCCGTGGAGGTGGGCATCACCACCGATGAATTGGATCGTCTGGTCCATGAGGCAGCCATCGAACGCGAGTGCTATCCATCGCCGCTCAACTACTACAATTTCCCCAAGTCCTGCTGCACCTCGGTAAACGAGGTAATCTGCCATGGTATTCCCGACCAGAGGCCTTTGCAGGATGGGGACATCTGCAACATCGACGTGACTGTGTACCATCGCGGTTTCCACGGAGATCTTAACGAGACTATGTTCGTGGGAAACGTGTCTGAGAAGCACAAGAAGTTGGTCCAGGTCACCCACGAGGCCCTCAGCAAGGCCATTGAGTTTGTGCGTCCAGGCGAGAAGTACCGCGACATCGGCAACGTTATCCAAAAGTATGTCTCTCCGCATGGGTTCAGTGTGGTTCGCAGCTACTGCGGCCATGGTATTCACCGTGTCTTCCATACAGCTCCCAATGTGCCTCATTATGCCAGTAAGTTTCACGCCCAACTTTCTGATACCATGATGAAATAACCCGCGATTCCTTTCCAGAAAACTCTGCTGTCGGGGTGATGGCGCCGGGCCACTGCTTTACCATTGAGCCCATGATCTCTGTTGGCGTTCAGAAGGCCGAGACTTGGCCGGATGATTGGACTGCGGTCACTGCCGACGGTTTATACTCAGCCCAGTTCGAACAGACACTGTTGGTGACTGATAATGGCTGCGAGATTCTGACTCGTCGCCGCGAGAAGGATGGACAGCCATGGTTTATGGATAAAATGTGAACGATCACTGCCAATTTGGGTTAACATATACATAGATACTAGGGCTTTAACTCAGATATCTGGTTGCATGAAGctttaatttgtaattttacaATAAATCTACAGTTTATTCCCGAGTCCCATTTTGATTATCTCCCCATTTCCAAGTTTACTTCTCGAGAGGTGCATAATTCAGGAGTTTCTCGATAAGATCCACGTGACCGAGGAGCATACGACGGCAACAGTAGCGCTTGAGACCCAGGGCATCAAGAGCATCTCTGTAGATAGTATACAAATTAATTTACGGATTAAGAACCATATTTCGCGGCGTAACCTACCCTTCCGTGTAT
This window contains:
- the LOC6500539 gene encoding methionine aminopeptidase 1, giving the protein MAQICETTNCGKEATLQCPTCLKLGIKTSFFCSQPCFKGFWKTHKVIHALAGGAQSAASDGAYNPWPHFRFSGKLRPFPHTPKRAVPDAIQRPDYADHPAGRSLSEEALRGTSIKVLDDEEIEAMRVAGRLGRECLDEGARAVEVGITTDELDRLVHEAAIERECYPSPLNYYNFPKSCCTSVNEVICHGIPDQRPLQDGDICNIDVTVYHRGFHGDLNETMFVGNVSEKHKKLVQVTHEALSKAIEFVRPGEKYRDIGNVIQKYVSPHGFSVVRSYCGHGIHRVFHTAPNVPHYAKNSAVGVMAPGHCFTIEPMISVGVQKAETWPDDWTAVTADGLYSAQFEQTLLVTDNGCEILTRRREKDGQPWFMDKM
- the LOC6500009 gene encoding DNA-directed RNA polymerases I, II, and III subunit RPABC5, translating into MIIPIRCFTCGKVIGNKWESYLGLLQAEYTEGDALDALGLKRYCCRRMLLGHVDLIEKLLNYAPLEK